From Mannheimia pernigra, one genomic window encodes:
- a CDS encoding SEL1-like repeat protein → MKLKLKKSHKLGLVGLVTALIASTIVYNQLSDRQQLEIQSLFSSSAKRWLHEQYVEDFGNYLENGKSVGIAMRYSEIEMEEVVNHKIREGYLRPKLDCVWDYDYWGKNYGNSHVCDGINYAYIHYAMKFFKNNSTKMQKALKLTFKDSMLFYYHGYNGRNENNYYYNFKNEYQAYAESAIRDKKHECEQKETRLEEQRCLLYELVSKLHPFRNKFDDLFYINEELILEDLIANAKTLDIQQAAKIYLIDLVIYRYKDYNKQKYWNMLQELSDQSYYPAQILLAYYLYNDHNNDKALEIYNKSKLNNNKITIDNLSDTIGRTLYQKIEADIYWGKYARSKHIDKDKDKSKQWLQKYLIACRVNNLEDIVSLPTFHGYQRPNSCLYHIASDYQDEKKYGKAKEIYDKIESFHANDIIALFQLGVIYYNGLGLRQDLEKAKSYFGRACDLNDQSSCDLFREVNEKIRY, encoded by the coding sequence ATGAAACTCAAACTAAAAAAATCACATAAACTTGGATTGGTAGGGCTTGTTACTGCATTGATAGCAAGTACTATTGTCTATAATCAATTAAGTGATCGCCAGCAACTTGAAATTCAATCACTATTTAGTTCAAGCGCCAAACGCTGGCTACATGAACAGTATGTTGAAGACTTTGGAAACTATCTAGAAAATGGCAAATCTGTAGGGATTGCGATGAGATATTCTGAGATAGAAATGGAAGAAGTTGTGAATCATAAGATACGAGAAGGTTATCTAAGACCCAAATTAGATTGCGTATGGGATTATGATTATTGGGGAAAAAATTACGGAAATAGCCATGTTTGTGATGGGATAAACTATGCTTATATCCATTATGCAATGAAATTTTTTAAAAATAATAGTACTAAAATGCAGAAAGCACTTAAACTGACTTTCAAGGATAGTATGCTATTCTATTATCATGGCTATAATGGAAGAAACGAAAATAACTACTACTACAATTTTAAAAATGAATACCAAGCATATGCAGAAAGTGCTATACGTGATAAAAAGCACGAATGTGAGCAAAAAGAAACTCGGCTTGAAGAACAACGTTGTTTATTATATGAACTGGTTTCAAAATTACATCCTTTCAGAAATAAATTTGATGATTTATTTTATATCAATGAAGAACTCATCTTAGAAGATCTTATTGCAAATGCTAAAACATTAGATATACAGCAAGCAGCTAAAATATATTTAATTGACTTAGTTATATATAGATATAAAGATTACAACAAACAAAAATATTGGAATATGTTGCAGGAGTTGAGTGATCAATCATATTACCCTGCACAAATATTATTAGCTTATTATCTATATAATGATCACAACAATGATAAAGCGTTAGAAATATATAATAAATCAAAATTAAATAATAATAAGATTACAATTGATAACCTATCCGACACCATAGGAAGAACTCTTTATCAAAAGATAGAAGCAGATATCTATTGGGGAAAATATGCTCGTAGTAAACATATCGATAAAGATAAGGATAAAAGTAAACAGTGGTTACAAAAATATCTAATTGCTTGCCGTGTAAATAATTTAGAGGATATAGTTTCACTTCCTACTTTTCACGGATACCAGCGACCTAATAGCTGTCTTTACCATATAGCAAGTGATTATCAAGATGAAAAAAAGTATGGAAAAGCCAAAGAAATCTATGACAAGATAGAGTCATTCCATGCTAACGATATTATCGCATTATTCCAACTCGGAGTTATCTATTATAACGGCTTAGGTTTACGTCAGGATTTAGAAAAAGCCAAATCCTACTTTGGCAGAGCATGTGATTTAAACGATCAATCGTCTTGCGATCTTTTCCGTGAAGTGAATGAGAAAATTCGTTATTAA
- a CDS encoding tetratricopeptide repeat protein, giving the protein MIIKKSLLIALLSVGIANTAFAETDSEKFDRAIQAYEQQNYSAAFPLFKQLAEQGDASSQFNLALMYANGEGVTQSDKQAVYWYKKAAEQGYADAQSNLGVMYDKGRGVTQSDKQAVYWFEKAAEQGYADAQSNLGVMYNTGRGVTQSDKQAVYWYKKAAEQGYTIAQFNLGVMYNTGRGVTQSDKQAAYWFEKAAEQGYADAQFNLGVMYYEGKGVRRDVSKAKQLFGQSCDNGSASGCKNYSILDKQGIH; this is encoded by the coding sequence ATGATCATCAAAAAATCACTACTTATCGCTCTACTCTCTGTTGGTATCGCTAATACTGCATTCGCCGAAACCGATAGCGAAAAATTTGATCGAGCTATTCAAGCCTACGAACAACAAAACTATTCCGCTGCTTTCCCACTATTTAAACAACTTGCAGAACAAGGAGACGCAAGTTCCCAATTCAATCTCGCTTTGATGTATGCAAACGGAGAAGGCGTTACCCAAAGCGATAAACAAGCCGTCTATTGGTACAAAAAAGCCGCTGAACAGGGATACGCAGATGCCCAATCCAATCTCGGTGTGATGTATGACAAAGGGCGAGGTGTGACCCAAAGCGATAAACAAGCCGTCTATTGGTTCGAAAAAGCCGCTGAACAGGGATACGCAGATGCCCAATCCAATCTCGGTGTGATGTATAACACAGGGCGAGGTGTGACCCAAAGCGATAAACAAGCCGTCTATTGGTACAAAAAAGCCGCTGAACAAGGATACACAATTGCCCAATTCAATCTCGGTGTGATGTATAACACAGGGCGAGGTGTGACCCAAAGCGATAAACAAGCCGCCTATTGGTTCGAAAAAGCCGCTGAACAGGGATACGCAGATGCCCAATTCAATCTCGGTGTGATGTATTACGAAGGAAAAGGTGTGCGAAGAGATGTTTCCAAGGCTAAGCAGCTATTTGGACAATCTTGTGATAATGGTAGCGCTAGTGGTTGTAAAAATTATTCTATTCTTGATAAACAAGGTATTCATTAA